One genomic region from candidate division KSB1 bacterium encodes:
- a CDS encoding peptidyl-prolyl cis-trans isomerase, whose amino-acid sequence MIRRKFFYLIVFILSTVFLSSCEKPVDERYVVAKVEDESLTIQALIAEIPPQIRSNLSEVEIREYVLRWINSQVLYHEALEQKFDERLEFQREIEKLKRELLITKLVEQVLNDDVTVTDGEIQAYFAANQEEFRLTEDVVHAYHVLLGTRKEANDVSRRLKAGKSFAAVFSDVSLDSSNNTDDWDLGYFSKDKIAPEISKVVFKLRKGATSLPIKSAFGYHVVQLVDKKKKGEVKNFELVKEEIRLKIQARKKQDKYQRFLLQMKSKHPYETNFKLLDSSVLDSLL is encoded by the coding sequence TTGATTAGAAGAAAATTTTTTTACCTAATTGTTTTTATTCTATCGACTGTTTTTTTGAGCAGTTGCGAGAAGCCGGTTGACGAGCGATATGTTGTGGCCAAAGTTGAAGACGAGAGTCTTACCATTCAAGCGTTAATAGCAGAAATACCGCCACAAATCCGATCGAATTTGTCCGAAGTTGAGATTCGCGAGTATGTCCTCCGCTGGATTAACAGCCAGGTCCTATATCACGAAGCGCTGGAACAGAAATTCGACGAGCGCCTTGAGTTTCAGAGGGAAATCGAAAAGTTGAAACGCGAACTCCTCATCACGAAGCTGGTCGAGCAAGTTTTAAATGATGATGTCACAGTGACCGATGGAGAAATACAAGCTTATTTCGCTGCAAATCAGGAAGAGTTCCGGCTCACAGAGGACGTGGTTCACGCGTATCATGTTTTGCTTGGAACCCGCAAAGAGGCAAACGATGTAAGCAGGCGTCTTAAAGCCGGGAAATCTTTTGCGGCCGTCTTCAGCGACGTTAGTTTGGACTCATCGAACAACACCGACGATTGGGATTTGGGGTATTTTTCAAAAGATAAAATAGCGCCCGAAATTTCAAAGGTGGTTTTCAAGCTGAGAAAAGGCGCGACGTCACTTCCGATAAAATCTGCTTTCGGTTACCATGTGGTTCAATTAGTTGACAAGAAAAAAAAGGGTGAGGTCAAAAACTTTGAACTCGTCAAGGAAGAGATTCGTCTTAAAATACAAGCAAGGAAAAAACAAGACAAATACCAGAGGTTTCTTTTGCAAATGAAAAGTAAACATCCTTATGAAACTAATTTTAAATTATTGGATTCTTCCGTTTTAGATTCACTTTTATAG
- the mfd gene encoding transcription-repair coupling factor, protein MKVSEILLKNVSESPSVIQLSELVLNKRLVNVKGAAGSLKSALLVHLFEKVSSQVVYLTSDSIEAEGIKDDVQLFAGAGQVAFFPASDMYGFGLDLANDTVKGERLSALQLLSEGKPQILVAHSSALLHKLPAPNKFQNEKISISIGMNLDFDANISSLIDRGFVREPRVEQRGEMSVRGGIVDLFPFSSEFPYRVEFLGDEVESIRRFDPTTQRSLKEVKQLVVYPQELASEDSTGTDGNLLDYLSDDAIVILDEPELIRKKLDPLAWKNDHGDLEDEDDSPKNSEDGFFNEILERLERFTQLHFVSLGEKYENLVNLGSRTQESFKGNLKLLKKSLEKLNKDKLGEDQTPPAIFFLCENEGHAERLGEIFTDEEIKFPNLSVAPLGLHKGFTFPEANLVVYSEHEFYGRTRRLRLPKKTFQGLTPRKLKQLNIGDYVVHVDYGIGIFRGLKKITVAGHERECLHLEYKEKDKVYVRVERMDRVNKYAPKEGAQPKLNKLGSLEWHRLKERTKKKIKDIAKELIEIYAKRKAQEGFAFPEDTIWQRELEASFPYEDTPDQITATFDVKKDMESSKPMDRLVCGDVGFGKTEIAIRAAFKTVLSNKQVAMLVPTTILAYQHYNTFRERLENFPVNVEMLSRFRTKAEQKQILEKLKSGKIDIVIGTHRLVSKDVEFKDLGLLIIDEEQRFGVQHKERLKKFRATVDVLTLTATPIPRTLQFALMGARDMTNINTAPRNRLPIVTEILSFNKQYIREVILRELDRGGQVFFVHNRVLSIDRVAKMLSDLVPEAHVAVAHGQMREGELEKIMVDFVQYKYDILVSTMIIESGLDMPNVNTIIVNRADKLGLAQLYQLRGRVGRSHQRAYAYLLIPAIDSLTPEALKRLRALEEFTELGSGSQLAMRDLEIRGAGTLLGAEQSGFIDSLGFDLYNKVLDEAVKELKNENLPEEAAEQGEIETQVDMDCDAFLPDDYVESGTERVEIYQRLTEADTAEEFDDIRLELQDRFGKLPEPVENLLNFLSIRILGKRLGLKSISIRDSEMKAEFAPEMLNFDGEPFKKWLGSMLENATQPFEFYQNDGFGIRLNLDYKNGHKMLIIKDFVGSLIKSPN, encoded by the coding sequence ATGAAAGTTTCGGAAATATTGCTCAAGAATGTCTCTGAGTCCCCGTCTGTTATTCAGTTGAGTGAGCTTGTTCTCAATAAGCGACTTGTGAATGTTAAAGGGGCTGCGGGTTCTTTAAAATCCGCACTACTGGTGCATTTATTTGAGAAGGTTTCCAGCCAGGTAGTTTATTTAACTTCCGATTCGATTGAGGCCGAGGGAATCAAGGATGATGTTCAGCTCTTTGCGGGCGCCGGCCAGGTCGCCTTTTTTCCGGCGTCCGATATGTACGGCTTTGGACTCGATCTTGCAAATGATACTGTGAAAGGAGAAAGACTTTCCGCTCTGCAGTTGCTTTCCGAGGGGAAGCCCCAAATCTTGGTCGCTCATAGTTCCGCGCTTTTGCATAAATTGCCCGCTCCCAACAAATTTCAAAATGAAAAAATTTCTATCTCCATAGGTATGAATCTGGATTTTGATGCAAATATCTCGTCTTTAATAGACCGTGGTTTTGTTCGCGAGCCTCGGGTGGAGCAGCGTGGCGAAATGAGTGTCCGCGGTGGGATTGTAGACCTCTTTCCTTTCTCATCTGAATTTCCTTACCGGGTTGAATTTCTGGGCGATGAAGTGGAGTCCATCCGAAGATTTGATCCAACCACGCAACGCTCTCTCAAAGAGGTTAAGCAATTGGTAGTCTATCCACAGGAGCTTGCATCTGAGGACTCGACCGGAACGGATGGAAATTTGTTGGACTATTTGAGCGATGACGCGATCGTGATCTTAGATGAGCCGGAGCTTATTCGTAAAAAACTGGATCCTCTGGCGTGGAAAAATGATCATGGAGACTTAGAGGATGAAGACGATTCTCCAAAAAACAGCGAAGATGGTTTCTTCAATGAAATTCTGGAGCGTTTGGAAAGGTTCACCCAGTTGCACTTTGTCTCTTTGGGCGAGAAATATGAAAACCTGGTCAATTTAGGTTCAAGGACCCAGGAGTCTTTTAAAGGAAATTTAAAACTTTTAAAAAAATCCCTGGAGAAATTAAACAAGGATAAATTAGGGGAAGATCAAACGCCGCCGGCGATTTTCTTTTTGTGTGAAAACGAGGGCCACGCCGAGCGCCTGGGTGAAATCTTCACCGACGAGGAGATTAAATTTCCGAATCTTTCTGTGGCTCCGCTCGGACTGCATAAAGGATTCACATTCCCCGAAGCAAATTTAGTCGTTTATTCCGAGCACGAGTTTTATGGCCGCACACGAAGACTCAGACTTCCCAAGAAAACTTTTCAAGGTCTGACCCCAAGAAAACTCAAGCAGTTGAACATTGGAGATTATGTCGTGCATGTCGATTACGGCATCGGCATTTTTCGTGGACTGAAGAAAATCACTGTCGCCGGTCATGAGCGCGAATGTTTGCACCTGGAGTACAAAGAAAAAGACAAGGTTTATGTGCGGGTTGAACGAATGGACAGGGTGAACAAATATGCCCCAAAAGAAGGCGCCCAACCCAAGTTAAATAAATTGGGCTCACTTGAGTGGCACCGTCTAAAGGAGCGCACCAAAAAGAAGATCAAAGATATCGCTAAGGAGCTGATTGAAATTTATGCAAAGCGAAAAGCGCAGGAAGGCTTCGCTTTTCCAGAAGACACAATTTGGCAGCGCGAATTAGAGGCTTCCTTTCCTTATGAAGATACTCCTGACCAAATCACCGCGACCTTTGATGTAAAAAAAGATATGGAAAGCTCGAAGCCAATGGATCGACTGGTTTGCGGCGACGTCGGCTTCGGCAAAACGGAGATCGCAATTCGCGCCGCTTTTAAAACCGTTTTAAGCAATAAGCAAGTCGCTATGCTTGTACCGACGACAATTTTGGCATATCAGCACTATAACACATTTCGCGAGCGTTTGGAGAATTTCCCGGTGAATGTGGAGATGCTTTCCCGATTCCGAACCAAGGCCGAACAAAAGCAAATTCTGGAAAAGTTGAAGAGTGGCAAAATCGATATTGTCATTGGCACACACCGGTTGGTTTCAAAAGATGTTGAGTTCAAAGACCTCGGCCTTTTAATCATTGACGAAGAGCAACGATTCGGCGTCCAACACAAGGAGCGCCTGAAAAAATTTCGTGCAACCGTGGACGTGCTGACTTTGACCGCCACCCCCATTCCCCGGACCCTGCAGTTCGCGCTGATGGGCGCCCGGGATATGACAAATATAAATACCGCCCCGCGCAACCGTTTGCCAATTGTAACGGAGATTCTGTCTTTTAACAAACAGTACATCCGCGAGGTGATCCTGAGAGAATTGGATCGCGGCGGCCAGGTGTTTTTTGTTCACAACCGGGTGCTCTCCATCGATCGGGTTGCCAAAATGCTGAGCGACCTGGTTCCGGAAGCCCATGTGGCGGTTGCCCACGGCCAGATGCGCGAGGGCGAACTTGAGAAGATCATGGTCGACTTTGTGCAGTACAAATACGACATTTTAGTTTCGACCATGATTATAGAGTCCGGGTTGGACATGCCAAACGTGAACACGATTATTGTGAATCGAGCCGACAAGTTGGGACTGGCGCAGCTTTACCAGCTGCGCGGCCGGGTCGGGCGTTCACACCAGAGAGCATACGCTTATTTGCTGATCCCTGCAATTGACAGCCTCACTCCTGAAGCGCTTAAACGGTTGCGTGCCCTCGAAGAATTTACCGAGCTCGGTTCCGGCAGCCAGCTCGCCATGCGTGATTTAGAAATTCGCGGCGCCGGAACCCTTTTGGGCGCCGAGCAAAGCGGCTTCATCGATTCTCTTGGATTTGACCTGTATAATAAGGTTTTGGATGAAGCGGTCAAAGAACTTAAAAATGAAAACTTACCCGAGGAAGCAGCAGAGCAAGGGGAAATCGAAACACAGGTGGACATGGATTGTGACGCCTTTTTACCGGACGACTATGTTGAGTCCGGTACCGAACGTGTCGAGATTTACCAGCGCTTGACAGAAGCGGACACGGCAGAAGAGTTCGATGACATCCGTTTGGAATTGCAAGACCGGTTTGGTAAGTTGCCTGAGCCGGTTGAGAACTTGCTAAATTTCCTTTCCATCAGAATTCTCGGGAAACGGCTCGGTCTGAAATCGATATCGATTCGTGATTCTGAAATGAAAGCCGAATTTGCCCCGGAGATGCTTAATTTTGACGGGGAACCTTTTAAAAAGTGGTTGGGTTCAATGTTGGAAAATGCGACGCAACCATTTGAATTTTATCAAAATGACGGCTTTGGAATTCGGCTGAACCTGGATTATAAAAACGGACATAAGATGTTAATTATTAAAGACTTCGTCGGAAGTTTAATAAAATCACCTAACTAA